The genomic segment ACCTGATAAAGGTCCTGTTGAAGAGAAACTTGACTCCCCCCCACCACGATGGACTTGGCTAGGATGGTCCACTGCATCTGGTTGCTGGGCTTTTGGCTCATGAACAGTGGTCTCGTTCTTGTCCGTGCTGCTTCCACATTCAATGAGAGCAGCTGATTGGTCAGTCAAATTCTCCTGCTTGTGATTGAGCACACCCTCTGACTTGAGGACTTCTTCATGACTGTTTTCAGCAGACTCATCAGCGTGGCTATCTATTGCAGGTTTGGGAGACTTGAAATCAAATGTGATTGTCCCACTTTCCACTTTGCTATTATAATGCAAATTATTGGCTGTTCCACTCTTCTTTGATGCGTCTGCAGTAAAAGCTACGGCAAGGCTTTCTAAAATAGAATCTACGGATGGAACCTGTACAGCAACCAACAAATGCGAAATCAGATTTCAAGATTCAGGCCTCTCAAGGTGTCTAAATCTCGAGAATTGGGCAAAACAATACCTCGTCAAGCTGTTTTGGAGCTTTGTTCCCATCACAGTTGGATAATAGTTGAATAGAGTCCTGCACAACTGACTCTTGCGAGCTACGTCCACTAATCACAGCAGATTCATCCTCAGAAACATCATCTGCTCTCCTTTCGGTGGAACTCCAATTTGCTTCACCCATCTGCGTCACATTCCCTGGACCACGTACCTCAGTAGCATCCTTGCCAGCATGTTCTTCTAAGGAGGATTTTGATCCCTCCATGAAAAAGGTTGAAATATCCACTTCTTCTTTGGCTCCACAATCAATAGAAACACTGTTTGTGATATCATCTACTGTAGAAGCTTTAAGTCCATCTTGGCCGGGTTCAGTGTCATGGCATCCTCTTATTGTCCCACTATGCTGGTCTTGACAAGGCTGCGGAGCAAACATGCCAGTATGACCATCTTTGTCAGCTTCAATCAAAGTTTTGTCCTGGGTAGGCAACCCTTCGTCAACACATATGTCCTTAACAATTTGGTAATTACTATCTCTGTAGCACACTATAACCTCAGAAAGTTCACACTCACGAACACTTTTGTCAGTGTAACGTCGTGAATCTGACTCTGATACAAACAATGATGAAACATTGGTGCACAGTTTCTCGGAATCTCTAGATTCTTTTTCACCATCTACAATAATTGAGCTCTCAAATTTTGGACTACTCCGTAGTTTATCTTCATGGTCTGATAGCTCAGTACCACCAGCACCATCATTCGAATGACACAAGGGCCCTTCATGATCTCCCAGCTTTCCAGGATCTCTAGCTTTGTCATCATCAGTGGTGGTCCTTATGTCCGCAACCTCAGAGCACTTGAGCACAGATGCATGCAAAGAATCATGCACATTTTCCATCTGAAATGCTAGAGGATCTGCCACCCTCTCAAAGCCATTTGAATGGCATAAGATATCACTCTTATCTTTCTTCATGGTCAACTTCACTTCAGGGATGTCCAAGTCCCTGTTAAAGCAATAACTGGTTTTAGGATCATGTTTGTGTAATAGAATCATAGGCAGAGAATTTAAATACTCAACATCTAGTACTCCTGAACATAATTACTGacataatttctttttcttggtgAGAACAGACAGACATGGAAGTTAGATGCACAAAAGGTAGACCAAGTAGAATCCAGTAATAGCATACCAAAAATCTTTTTGCAGTGAATCAAGCAAGGCTCAAAACAAGACATAATTCTATAGCTTGAACCTGGCACTGCTGTATCATGTTGAGATAGATGAAGTGCCTAAAATCCTCACTAAATGGATCTCATATGAAGATCCCCACTAGTCTTTATTAAACTGCTACCAATAAGAAACAATAACTGAGAACTAGTGCTTATCAAACCTCCAGAATATACATTCTATACAGCAAACACACATCCAGCAGAACTTGTGAGCCTTTGAAAAGCaggtgaagaaagaaaaacaggaaaggaaagggggaaaaaaaaagaatgccaCCGACTAATGCTGAGTAGCTACTCTACACGATACTACGCAGACCCAACAACAGTTTGAAACCAGCAAAGACAGCAGAATTACCAGGTTTCATAGTTTACATCAGCAGGAATAGTTTGTAAAATTCTCAACAGCTGTGAAGCAAACATCCACTATTTTTGGCAGCTATGACTAAGGCAACCTGCCTATGAAATTGAAGGTGAAGTTAGTTACCGTTCAGTCCAAGCTTGACACCAGATGCTTGATAATACCAAGCACCGAGTTAACTGAGCAAAGTAATGCAGGCAAGTAACTCATACACAATAGCCAAAAATTATCAATTATGAAAGAAACTACACTAAAAATCAGAACCAACAATTTTATTCCTTGGTCTCTGATCCCTTAGCAGGGCaggaaattttagaagaaaaacaacaaacGTGATTCCATAAAGATTCTCATAAGGTAGACCTGGACAAAAATCATGTGGGCTGCCTATTTGCCTCCACAACAAACAGTGAATCAGGGGGAAGGAAggtataaaatgtaccaagCAAGCAATAAAATCTTCCtgacaaggaagaaaaatgaaTCTTGTCTTATTCAGGATCACAAAAACCATCAAATATTCAAAGCAACTGTGGTTACCCTCTCATGCTGTTCAAAGGGGGTCGTTTTCTTCCACAAGTAAATTCAACAAAATGACAAACTAAATTTCCTAGTTTAGAAGAGAGCTTCCTAATCTGGGAGATCGCCTGATTTacagggggaaaaaaagaaataaaaaccaTAAAATACAGATAAAGCTAAATCCTATTGGCTAGTCCATcgaatcaaacaaaaaaatattaatcTGGCAGCTAATTGTTAACCACCGTGTCAAAAACAATGTCACATTTCCATCCAACTCTTCCTTAGATCTTCTTCTGGATTTCGCGACCTCCTaaacattttattatttttctatacTTGGTGGAGTCAGTTGTTTAGCTTACAATAGTCGGACTCTTGGCATATAACCATGGGGAAGTGGGCATCTCACCTTTGTCCATGGATAAAGAAAAGGACAAATAAAGTTCACTACTttccaagaatttcgaaacgaACCTTTACCAGCCAAACTATTTCCCCAATCTCCAAAGTCAAAACCTCATTCCACATTTCCCACCACTTCTTTTGTCCTTTTGCTATCTCTCACCCACTAGATCTAACCCGTACCCCTAAGTATATTAGTCTTAAAGTTTAATATACTATTCTTACCATAAAGCTTTTCACCATTCTTATCATCCAATATAAAACGCTCAAGCTCTAAAGTAGCAACAGTAACCAATTATATCATTGATTTTCCTCGGATCCCAACAAAAATTACAGCTATTTAATTCACaaatgaaaagggaaaaaaaaccaTCAGCGAATTCTTTTTCAAAacggaaaaatttttaaaaataaaacgcacaaaggaaaaatggaaatcAAAAACTACAGTCGGTATTTTTCTTTACCTGGTTATTCATATGTGGTACAACCAAAAGGGATATCTTCCAGTATCTCCAGTAGACTGATGATGGATTCTCTCTTCACTGCAAAGTTTCCAAACCATGATCATCAGCTCCAACACTAAAAACATACTAAACCTTAAccttcaaaaaaaagaaaataaaaaaaagcttTAGCAATCATAGAACATCAAAATTCATGAAATACATTAAAAGATCGAATCCCAGTAACAGTAAAGCAAAACAGATCAGAGAAGAGAAGCACAGAAGATTTAGTGTGTAAAGATCTAAAATTCTCACATACCATCTATAGCAAAAGAGGGAAAGAACAGTCTTTTTTCCAGCAGTAAtgatgaagaaagagaagaaaaaccaCCAAGTTATAAATTTTATGCAGGGGGGGCCTCCAGGCTTCAGCTATAACAGAGGGAATTCTATGcagggagagagaaagagagagttgaTAACTTGATAGTAGGAGGAATGTGAAAGAGCTCATAGAAGTAATAGTTAAGAGGTGGTACCGgaacaaaacatgaaaaggGAAATACAGAAGAAAAAGGTCTGTATGTGTCACTAATTTAAATAGTGCTAGTATTTTAGAGGGTCAACTCTCGCCAGTCGCCGCCCCAGAGGGAGGCAGCAAAAGCTCCTTCTTCGACCTTTGGATATATGGAAAATTGCAAAATGGGGagggagaaaaaggaaagagtgGATGGCAACTCTTATATGCGTAGACTGTAGAGGCAGACTGGAGCGCACGAAGTGGGCTAAAGATAATACTAAGTGGTAGTGTCTGTAACAAATCAGTTTCAATGCCATTAATTATTGGAATCATCATTATCACACAGTAATTAGTAGTATTAATTAAAAGAGGATGTGTCTAATTGTACCTATTAGGTACGCGTtaatatatatttgaaaatataagattaattagagaatatgtataaatataagaaaaattaatagtAATTGTTAATATGTGTATATACATGATAGATTAAATAAAATTTAGATATATTAATGAGTGCTAAAtggacatcaattttaaaaacCGTAAAAAGCTTATGGTTATGGCTTAAAGTCATTAATAATTGGATTCATTACCACAGTAAGTATTAAAAAGATTTTGGTAATGGGgtaacattttcttttttttttttactattattttggaCAACAGAAATAGAAAGGTAAATATGTTATCTTATAGTAATTCTTTCTACAAAATATTAAGATCCCTCTTTGGAGCAggtttttaaattttcatttttcagatTGTAGGACAGAAAACAAGGGAAAAATTGGGTCTTGATGGAGGGTGGACAACAAAATTTGGATGGTTTTTTGTTCTTTGTCAGATGTGATATTCTTTTATTGTCATATATGTGAGGTGAAGTGGGAAACTCTGACAATGGAATTAGAAGGCTAACTAAAGAAGAGAATAGAAGGGCTGACCAAAACTTTTTCTTGGTGGAAAGGGTGCGCGTGGGGAGGCCTAGCATAGGGACAAAGTGGAAGTCAAGATGCGAGTTGGTTACTTGGAGATGGATTATTGGATTGGtgctgttttcttcttcttcttcttcttgtcttCTGCtgcaataaaggaaaaaaaacaaatcaaCAAGGAAATTGAAGGGGTGCTTTATACTACTTTTAAAACAATTGCCATACTATCGTATCAGCAAACTCTGGCAACAGAAAAAAGATTACCAGATATAAATAAAATGCTTTTTTTGATAGGGCACCCCTCAataggagtaggagtaggagtaggagtaggtTAGATTATATATgtcattacaaaaaaaaaaatggcatcACTTAGGACAGTTATTAATGCACTTAATATTCACCTAACCTAttgtatgtatgtgtatatatatatatatatatatatatatatattttatactaAAAAATTCTAGCAACAAAAAAAGATtaccaaatataaataaaaagggCGAAAACTAATATAACCAATTTATGGAATATAATTTTACGTGTATAGTTTAGTTTAGACTTTTCTATTCCAGTCTAAAAGTAAAACCTTCTTAAAATTTTGTAGAACTTTTTTAATAGGTGGTCAGGACATTCTTTAGTGTACCTAAATTACTGATGTGAATGCGCGCACCCATTCGCGTTAATTACATCTCTTCATTTagccatttttttcaaattaatttcgctttttatcaaaaaaattaacACTCAGGCCCTTTATTTAATAATAGAGCAGGAATTTCTCCCCATTATTTAACCGATTCAATCTCCATTTATTAGCCCACTACGAATCAGACGGGATCCTCCATCCATTATATCTgtccttttttttgttcaatGCAAAACTACGTAGTTCCACTTATTAATATTGCTGATATGGCACATAACATTGAATGCATATTTAGGAGGTGGCAAGCTATTGAATGAGAGAGAAGAACGGGGTACCTCTTCAGTGTGTTATGTAGacgttattttttttattacgtTGCAAGAGGTATtgattatagtttaaaaaatcTCTTATTTTGGAGATAAACAACCTATTATGGTTTCAGCAAACAACACCTGCTATCAACTGCCCTTGAAAGCCAAATGATTTGAGTTTGATGCTTTGCCTTTGGATATATCGTTTTGCTTTGCGTGTGAACAAATTTTGCCACTTAAAAAACATTGGGCTTTGATTCAATGGCTAAGAGAGCAGTTATCTTGTGTAACAGTCAAGGGTCAAAAAATTTAGAGGATACAGTAATGTAGTTGTCGTTTATCCCAATTGGACTCCCCATAGTATAAAATTGGAGTTGATTATTAACATTCGATTAAAAAAATCTATTCATCAAatcttaattttcatttttttatcaaTCAATAACTTCTACAGCATTTCTACTCTAACCTGTCTAGGGAGGGTTCGACTGGATTAAGGGGATTAGAAAAAGTGGTTTCCACCTTTAAATCAAAGGGGAGCACTACTGCACATTAAGTCTATACatcaaaatttaatattttttttttgtacagaCCGATTTTATTTCACATTAAATCAAAATGAATTGAGAGGCCACTATTTTCAATTGTACTTCAATTATCTAGACAGTTGTCATCCCAAACTCATGTACATATTTCCATTTCTGGGGGTTagaatgcttttcctttttgtctTTAATGCTGAGCATTAATACTATTCCCTCCGTCTcactttgatagttttgatttttttttctcacacaggtcaagaaaaattaattaactTTATTGAAAAAGTTCATCTAGTCTagtattttattaaaatatccgTACATTAATATTAGGAGTATTATTAATCATTATACCTTTACAttaatcataataataataatgatggtATTTAAATAAGGTAACATATATTTACTGATAATAAAGTATATTAAATAAGAGTATTTTAGAGAAGTTAAAAATTTAGTATATTTTTCAATGGGAAGGTTGATTATAACTTAGAacggatgaaaaagaaaaacaagactaTTAAAATTGAACGGAAAGAGTATTAGCTTtcaatcaaatgtacgtttgaATTGCAATATCTTCCACATTGAAACCATATAGTAATAAtcaatttaggaaaaaaaaagtataaaatgttTGAATTCATTAAGAATGTTTGACTTGAAAGAGAAAGGTTTTACTTTGGTTTCCTACGCAAACACTTGTCCTTCACAGAATTATTGCTTAATTAGGTAAGCTTGATTTACATATTCATTTGGTTTTCAACTTTCAATAATGTTTGCTCCAAGTATTCTAGATCATCCAAAATAAGTTAGTTTGTCGGACACTAATTTCTTATCTATATGGTAATTAGCTCCGCTGAAATTTTACGTCTGACAattaaggcaaaaaaaaaaaaaaagggcttcCTACTCAAATTGATCGGATTAAAGAAATTGTAgtaataccttttttttttttttggatcaatAGCCATTTAATTGATGCTAAAATAGTTTATATCAAGAAAATGtgatacaaatatatatatggatTTGCCAGCTACATCGAGTCGATTTTTGATGCATTGCATCAGGATCGCCATATCACATCAGTTGACAAACTTTTGTTGGGTGTGAAAAATTTTGGTTGGCTAAACTTTAGCCCTGGTCCATTAAGTATTTCTCTCATTAATGATATTCTTGACCTTCTACTTCTAGTGCCTTGAACAAATTGATGAATTCACTTTGCAACAAACGTACGGTCAATATTAATGCCTTTCCTAGGAATGGTGTTACGTTATCAATGTGATGATGAAGACAGAGATAATTACCAGACCTGTGTGATTTGCGAGTCCGATGTCTCCATCAGTAATTAAAGCACTGCAACGGTTATAATCATGAATGAGTGATTCATAGATTTAGCCCCTTTTGAAACAGGCGCACGTTATCACTACGGTGCCAGGATTTGTTTGAAAGAGAATTAGTCATGGTTAAAAGATGAATTAAATTATTTGATATTCGAATTGAGATTAGTTTGATAAGTGTTCGTTCGACTTTAGTTCGTCAATTAGTTATATTAAATTTGAACAGTATTTTATATTCGATAACATTCAAattcgataaaaaaaaattcgttcAAATTTGATTCGACAAATAAATAAGTCGagtttgaacaaaattttaaattctttaaaataattaaagaatCTCGAATATTAGGATACTCGACTTGATCATACTCATTTACACTCCTAAAATTAATAGCAATTTTTCACTTATCTCTTAATGACTTGAACTCGTAATTTCTTGATTGCAAGTCAAACATCTTATCAATTAGTAATGAATACTATTACTTATTACttatttggataatttttttatacactgtcagtgtataatttttttttttttacaataaaaGGTTTAGATCATGTCATATAATATGAATTCAAATTCGAAATTCAAATCATTCACGTGTGATATACATCAAAAACTGctagtataaaaaaaaatcactacacTATTAATGTACAAAAAGTTAATGCCACTTATTTATTTGGTGGATAACTATAAGAATCTTTGAATGAAAATTCAAAACGTTAGATCTTGTGCCTTATTATATTTCTTGCTTATAGTTTGAGTTTGAAACTAATTGATTTTTAAATAGAATGAAAACTATTTCACTTCCAAATCAAACATGTTAGAAGAAAACCCGTAGTTATAGCGGGATTTGTATTAGTATTTGGACATGCAAAGGTGCTGTGGACAGAGACAGACAGGACAATCGTCCTAAACggtgtaatattttttgaataattATGTAATTTCGTGACAAAAACACAATTATTATGTACGGAATTCATATAAATAGTAATAAAAtctcatacttttattattGTAAGAATGTATAAGTAGTTGATCTGAAATTACGAAACGTTAACAAGATGTTGTGGTGTTTAAGGACGGTTGCCTTGTCCCGTGCCGGTGGCATATTCGTGAGTTTGACCTCATCCGCCGAGATTGTAAAGGTCATTAATCATGCATCTTTGGTCAGGTGATGACCAGTAAGCaggaaatgaaaataataaagaGGCGGAAATCAAGACTGCATCTTCTTAGAACGCTAGGTTCGTGATTAGATATAACAGGTGTCAATTCCACATCCAAGATTTTAATATCATGCAAAATTTGGATAGAATGTCAAATTTGTCTTTCTAAAGTCAATTGAAGGGATAGTTTTGTCATTTCAATAAAAATTCTTGCGGAAACAAAACTTGAAATATTTTAATCGCACTCtcattatttgttttattatataatctaataaataaaacccttatgataaaaatgataataaGAGTGTGATTAACAAAAAAGGACAATgcaattaatatttattttccTAAAATTAATATGCCGCAGCAATTAACATTTACCACTCCTGTGTATGGGTTTGCcattaaaaaaagagagaaagtggcaatttaaaattcaaattttgctcatgtgtcattcatccaaccgtgataatatatacactgatagtgtatataagatttactcctACATTGAACTTCAATTGTTATTACTACAGTCCATCAAGTGTTTCTCTTAATTATTTTCACCATGTTACTAGACACATTGGGAGATGCTAGCACCCACACTATTATGCAATTCTAAACACACACATTGgattttgaccaagaaaaaaaaaatacacatatTGGGCAACTTCTAGTACTAACTGCAGAAGTGATTAGTGTATCGAAGGGGTGAATTTAAAATAGATGTATGTGGGTTTAGTTCATTGAACCAGATATGTTCATTCATTATCCAGAATTGGAAAAATCctggatttttcttttcttgtcataTCACACAGAACAACAGAGAGAGATTTGGTGTTTGTTTCTGGAGACAAACTGGGAGTGCTTGATTACACGAATCATTAGAAATGAAGTAATAAGAATCAATGCTAATTTACAGGTCTGAAAAGATAGCTTCCTACTAATACTCTAGTCGTGTTTGGTAAATTGGACGAAATCATTAGGAGTTTGAAGAATTACCAAATATGTTCTCCAACAAACATTtacaaaaatgggaaaaaaaatcagCCAGCCCCCTTGGTGAAGTTAACAATTCATGGAATTCATATAgcgtacatttttttttttttttttttttttgggttcgaGAGAGATTCTAAATCTTACAAGGGGGAAGGAGAAAGGGTCCAACTTGAAACAACCTTAGATTAAAATTAACCTACAACAGAATATGATGATTTGCTTGATGAAGGAAGCAAATAGTAGTGTTCAGGAGGCATGATACAGCATGTTGATGTTTGACCATGGTTTTCAGTACTCAATATTAAATCCAAAGGGGCTTTGCATGACATGCCCCCACAGACGTTAGGTTGGCATTTGGATACTGCACATCTTCTGTGAGAATGATTAGGTGAAAATGGTCAATTCagtgttgaaatttgtgaaaaagCAGGATGATTGGAGCAATTAGTGGGATGGTTAATCATGATTTCTTCATTGCAGAAGTACAGAACTAATTGCTCGTATCATCATTGAACCAGAAATTTACTCCTGCAGAGTCAGACAGTGTTtgaaaatagaagaagaagaaatagtgACACTGCCACTCTACATGAAAATCACTGCTCCTGTAATTTTTATGATGTAAATTTCTGAATGATGCCGAAAATACATGCCATCCAAAAGGAAGAAGAATCCAATTGCTTCTAAACAGGTTGCTCATGTAAAAGTAGGATTATTGGTCAACAAAATTCTCTCATATTCCCAGTATTCCGCTATTACACTTCAGAGCTAATTACTATATCTAGCGTACTATAACATTTGTTAACATGATTCTACGCAAAAGAATCAGCTTATGGGGAAAAATGTAAGAATAGAGATACTACACTTCTAGAATGCATCAACATGGTCCCGTAGTCTGTCGTTTGTACTTTGAGTGGGATGATACTCGGCCAGGGGGTTCAGGAAGCTCAATATAAGAGGAAATCCAAATCCAATGTAGTTGACTGCAATCTTCAAAATCAGTGAAAATCAGCAGGCTTGCCAACTTTTATGTTCTGCTGACCTAAAAATTCAATAATGGCATTCTTTTGCCAGCTCTTAAAACTCCTGCAGCCAATAAATGATTGATGTTGGTCCAATTGGCAAGGTAAACTAAACAAACATAAGCAGCAGAAATGTAACTGGAACgcgataaataaaaaaaaaaagccacttTGGAATTCTCATCAATTCAATAGTTCAACATTGACCAATATCCACCGTAGCCTCATTTACAGGAATCTCAGAAGAAACTGGTAAAAGATATGGCGAAACCGACTTGACTTCCTAAATCATGTGGAATCATAAGTTACCAGAATAGGACTCTTATTGAGGATCATGCAAATCAGCAGTCTATCAAAGATATTTATCCAATGTCTTTGCACCTATTCATAGGTGCTGACAGCATAAGAACGCATTAATAGATATTAACATTCTTCCAACAAAGAACGAACTTAGAATTTGTTAGTCTTCTCCTCCTGCTGAGGCCTTTTCCTATTACAGATCTTTTGTCATTTAAATTGCCTTCATAATACACTCTTCTTCATGCACTACATGCCATAGTTCTGTAATTGAATGtaccttttgattagaatcGAGTATTAAGTGAAGATTTTAAAAATAGTGATTTGTTATGTCACAACCAAAGCTAGCAGAACATACATACCAATTATAATTTGAAAAGGGTTTCAGTCACTACTATGAAAATGGGTGGTTTATGATCTGGTATTGTAACTTAGCATGATGGAGTGCTTAACAAAGTTGAACCCCAAAACTTGATCACCAACTAGGTCTGAGAAAGTCCCTTTTCAGTGATAATTTCAAGCCTTGAGACAATAACTGAATCCCATAAACATGCACAATCCACTGCTTCAGACTAAAATTTAATCCTGTTATCCTTGAATAGGATAGGAAAAGCACATGAAAGAGAACGTGACCAGCAAGAGTTTGATAGTCTTTATTAACTGTTGGCTAGTGAGAGAGATGCATCACAAGTTTTTCAGAGATTACAACATGCTAGAGTGTAGTATCTTGGAACCAATAAGAATAGGAGAATCCTTCACATGTATACTTACTTTTGATCAAGATGTGCCAAAATTTCCCCTCCAGGGAAAGCGGCCTTGGTAGCATCAAAAGCAACTTTGATGGCTTGTTTCCAAGTGCCTCCTATATCTTCAGCTCTAGGTTTTCCTTTTGATTGGCCAGGATCTTCCATTGGCAAGGAATATCCGGATAGAAGATGGCCCACCCAGGCACCATCTTTCCTGTGAGTACACAATCAGCAGAAACCATCTGAATAAATGCTCCTCTgtatttaatcaaatatccatCTTGTATCAGAAAAAGCATATAAAAGAACCCGCATGAGTACGTAGGA from the Coffea arabica cultivar ET-39 chromosome 11e, Coffea Arabica ET-39 HiFi, whole genome shotgun sequence genome contains:
- the LOC140004008 gene encoding uncharacterized protein isoform X2, with the translated sequence MKKDKSDILCHSNGFERVADPLAFQMENVHDSLHASVLKCSEVADIRTTTDDDKARDPGKLGDHEGPLCHSNDGAGGTELSDHEDKLRSSPKFESSIIVDGEKESRDSEKLCTNVSSLFVSESDSRRYTDKSVRECELSEVIVCYRDSNYQIVKDICVDEGLPTQDKTLIEADKDGHTGMFAPQPCQDQHSGTIRGCHDTEPGQDGLKASTVDDITNSVSIDCGAKEEVDISTFFMEGSKSSLEEHAGKDATEVRGPGNVTQMGEANWSSTERRADDVSEDESAVISGRSSQESVVQDSIQLLSNCDGNKAPKQLDEVPSVDSILESLAVAFTADASKKSGTANNLHYNSKVESGTITFDFKSPKPAIDSHADESAENSHEEVLKSEGVLNHKQENLTDQSAALIECGSSTDKNETTVHEPKAQQPDAVDHPSQVHRGGGESSFSSTGPLSGLITYSGPIAYSGSISLRSDSSTTSTRSFAFPILQSEWNSSPVRMTKAERRHIRKHRGWIQGLFCCRF
- the LOC140004008 gene encoding uncharacterized protein isoform X1, which encodes MFASQLLRILQTIPADVNYETWDLDIPEVKLTMKKDKSDILCHSNGFERVADPLAFQMENVHDSLHASVLKCSEVADIRTTTDDDKARDPGKLGDHEGPLCHSNDGAGGTELSDHEDKLRSSPKFESSIIVDGEKESRDSEKLCTNVSSLFVSESDSRRYTDKSVRECELSEVIVCYRDSNYQIVKDICVDEGLPTQDKTLIEADKDGHTGMFAPQPCQDQHSGTIRGCHDTEPGQDGLKASTVDDITNSVSIDCGAKEEVDISTFFMEGSKSSLEEHAGKDATEVRGPGNVTQMGEANWSSTERRADDVSEDESAVISGRSSQESVVQDSIQLLSNCDGNKAPKQLDEVPSVDSILESLAVAFTADASKKSGTANNLHYNSKVESGTITFDFKSPKPAIDSHADESAENSHEEVLKSEGVLNHKQENLTDQSAALIECGSSTDKNETTVHEPKAQQPDAVDHPSQVHRGGGESSFSSTGPLSGLITYSGPIAYSGSISLRSDSSTTSTRSFAFPILQSEWNSSPVRMTKAERRHIRKHRGWIQGLFCCRF